The following coding sequences lie in one Amblyraja radiata isolate CabotCenter1 chromosome 20, sAmbRad1.1.pri, whole genome shotgun sequence genomic window:
- the LOC116984364 gene encoding 1-aminocyclopropane-1-carboxylate oxidase-like, translating into MSVAVVDFGSFALGQAVPSAHEMKRLSTEIEQAFSQLGFVYLKNTGIKDEQVFEAMDICRKFFLLPKDIKQQYARSKDSDIPCHGWIDFQTESLNPTELNDLKEAFNVTSLSSTDVRSQNSH; encoded by the exons ATGAGTGTCGCTGTGGTTGACTTTGGCTCATTTGCCTTGGGTCAAGCTGTACCTTCAGCCCATGAAATGAAACGATTATCCACAGAGATCGAACAGGCATTCAGTCAACTTGGATTTGTGTACCTCAAAAACACCGGCATCAAAGATGAGCAA GTGTTTGAAGCAATGGACATCTGCAGGAAGTTCTTTCTACTTCCCAAGGACATTAAACAGCAATATGCTCGTTCCAAGGACTCAGATATTCCATGCCATGGCTGGATAGATTTTCAGACTGAGAG CTTAAACCCAACGGAACTGAATGACCTGAAAGAAGCCTTTAATGTGACATCGTTGTCTTCCACTGACGTAAGATCTCAGAATTCACATTGA